The DNA segment TTGAACTTTGTTCGAAATGCCATCCGTTCTATACCGGTGAGCAGCGCATTGTTGATACTGCTGGCCGGGTAGAGCGCTTCAAACAACGCTACAACCTTAAAAGTTAAGGCGGGGCAGGCTTTAATAGCTGAAAAGGGCGGCAAGTTATACTAAGCCGCCCTTTTTTATCAGGATGACAACATGAGCGATTGCAAAGTAAATTATGGTGGCCAGGCAGTGATGGAAGGGGTAATGATGCGCGGTAAAGAATTCGCAGTTACCGCTGTCCGCAATCCTGCTGGCAAAGTTGTGATCCGCGCTCAGAAACTGGGGCGTATATATACCGGTAAGTTAAGAA comes from the Dehalococcoidales bacterium genome and includes:
- the rpmE gene encoding 50S ribosomal protein L31, translated to MKEKIHPKYFEDAEVICSCGNIITTGSVRKTTKVELCSKCHPFYTGEQRIVDTAGRVERFKQRYNLKS